From one Lycium ferocissimum isolate CSIRO_LF1 chromosome 5, AGI_CSIRO_Lferr_CH_V1, whole genome shotgun sequence genomic stretch:
- the LOC132057766 gene encoding uncharacterized protein LOC132057766 produces MVDKVCLAYLAYIRDTSAETPSLEPILVVTEFAEMAPTEVKELKEWLQDLLSKGFIYPSVSPWGAPVLFVKKKDRSMRMCVDYRQLNKVTIKNKIREEHERHLRIVLETLIEKRLYAKFSKCDFWLSSMAFLGHMVSKDGIMVDPQKIEAVRDWGRPTTVSEVRSFVGLASYYQRFIEGFSAIASPLTRLTQKAVPFQWSDECEASFRKLKALLTSAPILTLPVEGEGFTVYCDASRLGLGCVLMQKGKVIAYASRQLKVHEKNYPVHDLELAVVVFALKIWRHYLYGVHCEANVVADAFSRKSVSIGSLACLHIGEIPLAREIQSLANSLARLDISEPGRVFACVEARSSLLEQIRALQFDDPKLCKIRYKVLKGKASESRLDEEGILRIKGRVCVPQTGDLTTLIMEEAHSSRYSIHPSAMKMYRDLKQRH; encoded by the exons ATGGTTGATAAAGTGTGTTTAGCTTATCTTGCCTATATTCGTGATACCAGTGCTGAGACTCCTTCACTTGAGCCGATATTGGTTGTGACAGAGTTTGCTGAG ATGGCTCCTACAGAGGTGAAGGAATTGAAAGAATGGTTGCAAGATTTATTGAGCAAAGGGTTTATTTATCCTAGTGTGTCCCCGTGGGGTGCACCAGtattgtttgtgaagaagaaggacagATCCATGAGGATGTGcgttgattataggcagttaaACAAGGTCaccatcaagaacaa GATTAGGGAGGAGCACGAGAGGCATTTGAGGATTGTTCTTGAGACTTTGATAGAGAAGAGGCTTTATGccaaattctccaagtgtgattTCTGGCTTAGTTCTATGGCATTTTTGGGGCACATGGTGTCCAAGGATGGTATCATGGTTgacccacagaagattgaggctgttcGTGATTGGGGCAGGCCTACTACAGTTTCAGAGGTTCGGAGCTTTGTTGGTTTGGCTAGTTACTATCAACGATTCATTGAGGGATTTTCTGCTATAGCATCTCCCCTTACCAGATTGACCCAAAAGGCTGTTCCTTTTCAGTGGTCGGATGAGTGTGAGGCGAGCTTCCGAAAGCTCAAAGCCTTGTTGACTTCAGCTCCCATTTTGACTCTTCCCGTGGAGGGAGAGGGTTTTAccgtgtattgtgatgcttcgaggTTGGGTCTTGGTTGTGTTCTTATGCAGAAAGGGAaggtcatagcctatgcttccaggcaaTTGAAGGtgcacgagaagaactaccctgttcatgacttggagttagcGGTGGTGgtgtttgctttgaagatttggagacactATCTTTATGGCGTGCATTGCGAG GCCAATGTGGTCGCGGATGCCTTTAGTCGGAAATCAGTGAGTATAGGTAGTCTTGCTTGTCTCCATATTGGGGAGATACCTTTGGCTAGAGAGATTCAGAGTTTGGCAAATTCCTTGGCTAGACTTGATATTTCTGAACCTGGAAGGGTTTTTGCTTGTGTGGAGGCGCGTTCCTCTTTATTGGAGCAGATTCGAGCTCTGCAGTTTGATGATCCAAAGTTGTGCAAGATTCGTTATAAAGTGTTGAAGGGAAAGGCTAGTGAGTCAAGGCTTGATGAAGAAGGGATTTTGAGGATCAAAGGACGAGTGTGTGTGCCTCAGACTGGAGATTTGACTACTTTGATTATGGAAGAGGCCCACAGCtcgaggtattctattcaccctaGTGCTATGAAGATGTACCGAGATTTGAAGCAACGTCATTAG
- the LOC132057768 gene encoding protein ESMERALDA 1-like — translation MSQISSRRTISKYYGSEPASTKLLYQISLGLPESNGYIYIEANGGLNQQRASICNAVAVAGYLNATLVIPHFHFHSIWRDPSKFSDIYDEDFFVKTLENDVRVVEKVPDLIMERFDYNMTNVYNFRIKAWSSIQYYRDTVLPKLLEEKIIRISLFANRLSFDAPPAVQRLRCLANYEALRFSNPILSLGQTLVARMKDRSANNSGKYISVHLRFEEDMVAFSCCIYGGGGKEKGDMDAARERGWRGKFTKRGKVIHPGAIRINGKCPLTPLEVGLMLRGMGFDKSTSIYLASGKIYDSERHMKPILEMFPLLQTKEMLASPEELAPFQNYSSRMAAIDYTVCLHSEVFVTTQGGNFPHFLLGHRRFLYGGHSRTIRPDKRKLALLYDNPNIGWKSFKRQMLNIRAHSDSKGIEIKRPSDSVYSVPCPGCMCRSNKTEVSKLSSAT, via the exons ATGTCTCAGATTTCATCACGgagaactatatcaaaatattatgGTTCTGAACC AGCATCAACTAAGCTTTTGTATCAAATATCTCTAGGTTTACCTGAATCAAATGGATACATTTACATTGAGGCGAATGGTGGTCTGAATCAGCAAAGAGCATCA ATATGCAATGCTGTTGCCGTGGCAGGTTATCTTAACGCGACCCTGGTCATTCCACACTTCCACTTTCATAGCATTTGGAGGGATCCAAG CAAATTCAGCGATATTTATGATGAAgatttttttgttaaaaccCTAGAAAATGATGTAAGGGTGGTGGAGAAGGTTCCTGATCTTATTATGGAACGGTTTGATTACAATATGACCAATGTGTACAACTTCAGGATCAAGGCATGGTCCTCCATTCAGTACTACCGGGACACAGTTCTTCCGAAGCTGCTTGAAGAAAA GATCATTAGGATATCCCTGTTTGCAAATCGTTTGTCATTcgatgctcctccagcagttCAGCGGCTTAGGTGTCTGGCAAACTACGAAGCCCTTAGATTTTCAAATCCCATTTTGAGTTTAGGACAAACATTGGTTGCAAGAATGAAAGACCGCAGTGCAAATAACAGTGGGAAATATATATCTGTGCATCTTCGCTTTGAggag GATATGGTTGCTttctcttgttgtatatatggtGGTGGAGGTAAAGAGAAAGGAGATATGGATGCTGCAAGAGAGAGAGGATGGAGGGGAAAATTCACAAAACGTGGTAAAGTGATTCATCCTGGAGCAATCAGGATCAACGGAAAGTGTCCCTTAACGCCGTTAGAG GTTGGTTTGATGTTAAGAGGGATGGGGTTTGATAAAAGCACATCCATTTATTTAGCTTCTGGAAAGATCTATGATTCTGAGCGACACATGAAACCAATATTAGAGATGTTTCCTCTTTTACAAACGAAAGAGATGCTAGCATCCCCCGAAGAACTCGCCCCATTTCAG AATTACTCCTCCAGGATGGCTGCTATAGACTATACTGTTTGTCTTCATAGTGAAGTATTTGTGACAACTCAAGGAGGAAATTTCCCCCACTTTCTGTTGGGCCATAGAAGATTCTTGTATGGTGGACACTCGAGGACAATTAGGCCAGACAAGAGGAAGCTAGCTTTGTTATATGATAACCCAAATATTGG GTGGAAAAGCTTCAAGCGGCAAATGTTAAATATACGAGCACATAGTGATTCAAAAGGAATTGAGATTAAAAGACCATCTGACTCGGTATATTCAGTCCCATGCCCAGGTTGCATGTGCCGCAGTAACAAGACTGAAGTTTCGAAATTATCCTCAGCGACGTGA